The Methanocella arvoryzae MRE50 genome includes a region encoding these proteins:
- a CDS encoding A24 family peptidase C-terminal domain-containing protein, translating into MLTVQPDAINWLRIVMCLAIMGYSCITDWKSRRAPPILWEVMTAAGVILLLTEIFTSSYEVRYNVLFFFALSFCLIYLLVNFIYYLFNNVLKGAFGGADANALLAMSVLFPYYPVMDILGVSLPLVKDPVTPIFTLAVFGNALILNIVLPLSIFLYNAYKLPFRELKSNFITAFFGYKMSLKDLKDKHVRLMHNYEEEDGKVVRHMSMFRYPELDDELYGQLKKWRKEGKIEDTLWVTPKIPLLIPITLGVVVALAYGDIMTQMIVGIMGLL; encoded by the coding sequence ATGTTAACTGTCCAGCCGGATGCAATCAACTGGCTACGTATTGTGATGTGTCTGGCAATAATGGGATACTCCTGTATCACAGACTGGAAGTCCAGGCGGGCGCCGCCCATACTCTGGGAAGTAATGACCGCTGCCGGGGTTATCCTGCTACTGACGGAGATCTTTACATCCTCGTACGAAGTGCGGTACAACGTGCTGTTCTTCTTCGCCCTGAGCTTCTGTTTAATCTACCTGCTGGTGAACTTCATCTACTACCTGTTCAACAACGTACTGAAAGGTGCCTTCGGAGGAGCCGATGCCAATGCACTGCTGGCTATGTCGGTGCTGTTCCCGTACTACCCGGTCATGGACATCCTGGGCGTTTCGCTGCCGCTGGTCAAAGATCCGGTCACGCCCATCTTTACACTTGCAGTCTTTGGTAACGCCCTCATCCTGAACATCGTCCTGCCCCTGTCGATCTTCCTCTACAACGCGTACAAGTTGCCTTTCAGGGAACTGAAATCTAACTTTATTACAGCGTTCTTCGGGTACAAGATGAGCCTGAAGGACCTGAAGGATAAGCACGTCAGGCTGATGCATAACTACGAAGAGGAAGATGGCAAAGTCGTCAGGCACATGTCCATGTTCAGGTACCCTGAGCTGGACGACGAGCTCTACGGCCAGCTGAAGAAGTGGAGAAAAGAGGGCAAGATAGAGGATACGCTCTGGGTTACGCCCAAGATACCGCTGCTCATACCGATCACCTTAGGAGTCGTTGTAGCGCTGGCGTACGGCGACATCATGACTCAGATGATCGTAGGAATCATGGGGCTGCTTTAA
- a CDS encoding MBL fold metallo-hydrolase encodes MRITLLGTGDAVGTPKIGCKCPACLDAKKGGKSRRYRPGILVTDGKLNVMIETGPDLRSQLLDNDIERIDAVVWSHQHRDHTGGFGDFWRVKSNMPVYGEKQVLDYVLGEFHFMSFDRHDCELYRPFMIGELEFTLFEVTHPPIRMATGMRIRHNGKTLVYTGDTNRQIPSESMAIMMDPDLLIADAIVPPHINIDKHMNAADAMNLAMETRAKTTLLTHIAHLFPPHEEAARTYPLGYDGMIIDL; translated from the coding sequence ATGCGTATCACTCTCCTGGGCACTGGCGACGCAGTAGGCACCCCCAAGATTGGCTGTAAGTGCCCGGCATGCCTGGATGCGAAAAAAGGCGGCAAAAGCAGGCGGTACAGGCCAGGGATACTTGTCACCGACGGCAAGCTGAACGTCATGATCGAAACTGGCCCGGACCTCCGGTCGCAGTTGCTGGATAATGACATCGAGCGCATCGACGCTGTCGTCTGGTCCCACCAGCACCGGGACCACACCGGCGGCTTCGGAGACTTCTGGAGAGTGAAGAGCAACATGCCAGTGTATGGAGAGAAACAGGTGCTCGACTACGTCCTCGGAGAGTTCCATTTTATGTCCTTCGATCGCCACGATTGCGAGCTTTACAGGCCGTTTATGATCGGCGAACTGGAGTTCACACTGTTCGAGGTTACACATCCCCCTATCCGGATGGCGACAGGAATGCGCATCAGGCATAACGGAAAAACCCTCGTATATACAGGCGATACCAACAGACAGATACCATCCGAAAGCATGGCCATAATGATGGACCCCGACCTGCTGATCGCCGACGCCATCGTCCCGCCGCACATCAACATCGATAAGCATATGAACGCTGCCGATGCGATGAACCTGGCCATGGAAACACGGGCAAAAACGACCCTGTTAACCCATATTGCCCACCTGTTCCCGCCCCACGAGGAGGCAGCCAGGACTTATCCACTGGGCTATGATGGGATGATCATCGACCTATGA
- a CDS encoding segregation and condensation protein A, protein MAIEAPPEASPGEAQQQPRQEESVEILLEMARNNEIDPWNIDIIDITDKFLRKIEERERIDLRVSARTLLYASILLRMKSDVLVNAPPPEDEYIEEDPGFDIDPEEFPVLEPRLRHVAARPVTLQELIEELKRAAATKDINMARQARRVEKPQRKTLEEVLGIAHEEDIEKSIMDMIKVLDAEFNYREFVTLSELIKEQTPHGIINVYLPLLFLATRKYVTLTQEVLFEEIFIRRGEKLGR, encoded by the coding sequence ATGGCAATTGAAGCGCCTCCGGAGGCGTCACCGGGGGAAGCGCAACAGCAGCCCAGGCAGGAAGAGTCCGTCGAAATCCTGCTGGAGATGGCCCGCAACAACGAAATCGACCCCTGGAACATCGACATCATAGACATCACCGACAAATTCCTCCGCAAGATCGAGGAGCGTGAGCGGATCGACCTGCGAGTCTCGGCGAGGACGCTGCTATACGCATCGATCTTGCTGCGGATGAAGTCTGACGTACTGGTGAACGCTCCGCCACCGGAGGACGAGTACATCGAGGAAGACCCGGGCTTCGACATCGACCCGGAGGAGTTCCCGGTGCTGGAGCCCAGGCTGAGGCACGTGGCTGCAAGGCCTGTCACCCTGCAGGAACTGATCGAGGAATTAAAGAGGGCTGCGGCAACTAAGGACATCAACATGGCCCGGCAGGCCCGCAGGGTGGAAAAGCCCCAGCGGAAGACGCTGGAGGAAGTGCTGGGCATCGCCCACGAGGAGGACATCGAGAAGAGCATCATGGACATGATCAAGGTGCTCGACGCCGAATTTAATTACAGGGAATTCGTCACCCTCAGCGAATTAATTAAAGAGCAGACCCCGCACGGCATCATCAACGTGTACCTGCCACTATTGTTCCTGGCCACCAGAAAGTACGTTACGCTCACCCAGGAAGTGCTGTTCGAAGAGATATTCATCAGGAGAGGGGAGAAGCTTGGTAGATGA
- a CDS encoding methionine adenosyltransferase, producing MIIRHAPAPYSKEPFEIVERKGLGHPDTICDGISDAISRALSKYYLDHFGTILHHNVDKVLLIGGRSKPVLGGGEIIRPLSIVLGGRATDEFEGARIPVYDIATRATAEYLEDTIRHIEGYFTIEPRLGSGSTELRSLVKKAGANDTSMGVGFAPLSHLEQDVFEIERIARETRGSGDDVKVMGIRKGERAQFTIADAIVSRYAGSMDAYEDIKASIAARAIAHISARWIDSAVAVNAADHGDNIYLTVTGTSAEMGDDGETGRGNRANGLITPGRPMTLEAHAGKNPVNHVGKIYNMIAIKAAEDIVKLGAEDAYVYLVSKIGAPLNEPQIKAVTIHGQADEKKIEYAVDYWLEQIPAFAEEFIAGKY from the coding sequence ATGATCATCAGGCACGCTCCCGCACCGTATAGTAAAGAGCCCTTTGAGATCGTCGAGCGTAAGGGGCTCGGCCACCCGGATACGATCTGCGACGGCATCTCGGACGCCATATCCAGAGCCCTGTCGAAGTATTACCTAGATCACTTCGGCACGATCCTGCACCATAATGTGGACAAGGTGCTGCTGATCGGCGGCAGGTCGAAGCCGGTGCTCGGGGGAGGGGAGATCATCCGCCCGCTGAGTATCGTCCTCGGAGGAAGGGCTACGGACGAGTTTGAAGGAGCGAGGATACCTGTATACGATATCGCTACCAGAGCAACCGCAGAGTACCTTGAAGATACCATCAGGCACATCGAGGGATACTTTACCATAGAGCCCCGGCTGGGCAGCGGGTCGACCGAGCTGAGGAGCCTGGTAAAGAAGGCGGGAGCTAACGACACGTCCATGGGCGTAGGGTTTGCGCCGCTGAGCCACCTGGAGCAGGACGTCTTTGAGATAGAGCGGATAGCAAGAGAAACCCGGGGCTCCGGGGACGACGTGAAAGTCATGGGCATCCGCAAAGGCGAACGGGCACAATTCACTATAGCAGACGCCATCGTATCCAGGTACGCCGGAAGTATGGATGCCTACGAAGACATCAAGGCCAGCATCGCCGCCAGGGCTATCGCACACATCTCCGCCCGGTGGATCGACTCTGCCGTCGCAGTCAACGCCGCCGACCACGGAGACAACATCTACCTCACCGTCACCGGCACCTCCGCCGAAATGGGCGACGACGGCGAAACAGGCAGGGGCAACCGCGCAAACGGCCTGATCACCCCCGGCCGGCCCATGACCCTCGAAGCCCATGCCGGCAAGAACCCCGTCAACCACGTCGGAAAGATCTACAATATGATAGCGATCAAGGCAGCGGAAGACATAGTCAAGCTCGGGGCAGAAGACGCCTACGTCTACCTCGTCAGCAAAATCGGCGCCCCGCTGAACGAGCCCCAGATCAAGGCTGTGACCATCCACGGCCAGGCGGATGAGAAGAAAATAGAGTATGCAGTCGACTACTGGCTCGAACAGATACCGGCGTTCGCGGAAGAGTTCATTGCTGGAAAGTACTGA
- a CDS encoding cell division protein FtsA, translating to MDEMNAHDSKMFTDGSGGMELAGAGFVDTGYVKKRSNEAVPIGLKIGSTRTVLVMPNYEGSLDIVRTLTCVARYRDLFTGKLATKFGDEAAEEYADSVYFMFRAGLPQDDDSVKLAAQFIEYLVYRYNIPENSYVTLAHPAVENERGRKNLKEIISGMSIGRTGRQAWSEAFCGAIPAFEGLEAIKKTFMSVNMGSTTLEISAFRNGEPVHTVTLGTISGNLVDRKIRLGVQNETQGIVNIDLNTARKYKEEFANFIDYKPVYDSVHIHDRGQYGFKIEKSIMKPVEEYVNNVIEAIMENFFPQLAQDHYQTYKRVLTEPIILTGGMACIPGLRERIQQMLCDELEQKVTVISSERPDLAPAIGAFRISEYTLNYKE from the coding sequence ATGGATGAAATGAATGCTCACGATAGCAAAATGTTCACAGACGGCAGCGGAGGCATGGAATTAGCCGGCGCCGGTTTTGTCGATACTGGATATGTCAAGAAGAGATCCAATGAGGCAGTGCCCATAGGCCTGAAGATAGGCTCGACCCGCACTGTGCTGGTCATGCCCAACTACGAGGGCAGCCTCGATATCGTCCGCACGCTCACCTGCGTCGCCCGCTATCGGGACTTATTCACCGGCAAGCTCGCCACCAAATTCGGAGACGAGGCTGCCGAAGAGTACGCCGATTCAGTCTACTTCATGTTCAGGGCAGGGCTGCCCCAGGACGACGACAGCGTCAAGCTCGCCGCCCAGTTCATCGAGTACCTCGTGTACCGGTACAACATCCCTGAGAACAGCTATGTAACACTCGCACACCCCGCAGTCGAGAACGAAAGGGGCCGCAAGAACCTGAAAGAGATCATCTCTGGAATGTCCATCGGCAGGACCGGCAGACAGGCGTGGTCCGAAGCCTTCTGCGGCGCAATCCCCGCCTTCGAGGGCCTGGAAGCCATCAAGAAGACTTTCATGAGCGTCAACATGGGCTCCACTACCCTGGAGATCAGCGCGTTCAGGAACGGCGAGCCGGTCCACACAGTCACGCTCGGCACCATCAGCGGCAACCTGGTCGACAGGAAGATTCGCCTGGGCGTGCAGAACGAGACTCAGGGCATCGTCAACATCGACCTCAATACCGCCCGCAAATACAAGGAAGAGTTCGCCAACTTCATCGACTACAAGCCTGTCTACGACTCCGTCCACATCCACGACAGAGGCCAGTACGGCTTCAAGATCGAGAAGAGCATCATGAAGCCCGTGGAAGAATACGTCAACAACGTAATCGAGGCCATTATGGAGAACTTCTTCCCGCAGCTGGCCCAGGACCACTACCAGACCTACAAGAGGGTCCTGACAGAGCCGATTATCTTAACCGGCGGCATGGCATGTATCCCTGGCCTCAGGGAGAGAATCCAGCAGATGCTCTGCGACGAGCTGGAGCAGAAGGTCACGGTCATCTCGAGCGAAAGGCCAGACCTGGCGCCGGCCATCGGGGCTTTCAGGATCTCAGAGTACACGCTTAACTATAAAGAGTAA
- the scpB gene encoding SMC-Scp complex subunit ScpB: MVDEKNLLEAALFAAGGPITDAQLKALINRSSAYVAQIMDQLIDEYRSRGSPLEIIRLDGKYVMQLKPEYSSKVMSVSPKELSPGVLRTLSIIAYYQPIFQNELVNIRGQSVYDHVAVLLDRGLIEKTKEGRSFKITTTPAFCDYFGLTHGDVESIKKQIQQKAKLKKQTLTQWMESNVPEGDPFGAVKLLVPVAKE; this comes from the coding sequence TTGGTAGATGAGAAAAACCTGCTGGAAGCCGCCCTGTTCGCCGCAGGCGGCCCTATTACAGACGCCCAGCTAAAGGCGCTGATCAACCGCTCGAGCGCTTACGTGGCGCAGATCATGGACCAGCTGATCGACGAATATAGGTCCAGAGGCTCCCCGCTGGAGATCATCCGCCTCGACGGCAAGTACGTCATGCAGCTCAAGCCGGAATACTCGAGCAAAGTCATGAGCGTCTCCCCCAAAGAGCTCAGCCCCGGCGTGCTGCGGACATTATCTATCATAGCTTATTACCAGCCCATTTTCCAGAACGAGCTCGTCAACATCAGAGGCCAGTCCGTCTACGACCATGTAGCCGTGCTGCTGGACAGGGGCCTGATAGAGAAGACCAAAGAAGGCCGTTCCTTCAAGATCACCACCACCCCGGCGTTCTGCGACTACTTCGGGCTCACCCACGGCGACGTGGAATCGATCAAGAAGCAGATCCAGCAGAAGGCGAAACTAAAGAAGCAGACTCTGACCCAGTGGATGGAGTCGAACGTGCCGGAAGGCGATCCGTTCGGGGCAGTGAAGCTGCTGGTGCCGGTAGCGAAAGAATAA
- the amrS gene encoding AmmeMemoRadiSam system radical SAM enzyme, translating to MLKEAILWEQAGDNKLRCNVCSYRCLIPPGRSGNCRTRKNIDGKIFSLIYGTVTSVASDPIEKKPLYHFYPGSYSYSMGSVGCSFHCEHCQNWTISQADIERVYTSDISPEQAIENAARDRCKTISWTYNEPSIWVEFTRDCAEIAHSRDIKTVYVTNGYATEEHMDVMKGLLDAYRVDIKAFTEDFYRKTCKARLAPVLESSVIAREAGMHVEVVTLLIPGLNDSPEEVRSLSKWVNDKLGPDTPVHFTRFHPMYHMDDVRPTPLQTLEQAHDIAKAEGLKYVYLGNTPGHKYESTWCPACGELLIERYGFHIIRYSIPADKKCPACGEKIPIVGEYGR from the coding sequence ATGCTGAAAGAAGCTATCCTGTGGGAACAGGCGGGGGATAACAAGCTGAGGTGCAACGTATGCTCATACCGGTGCCTGATCCCGCCTGGCCGGTCCGGCAACTGCCGGACCCGCAAGAACATAGACGGCAAGATCTTCAGCCTGATTTACGGCACTGTCACCTCGGTGGCCAGTGACCCCATCGAAAAGAAGCCTCTTTATCACTTTTACCCAGGCAGCTACTCCTACTCCATGGGGTCTGTCGGCTGCAGCTTTCATTGCGAGCACTGCCAGAACTGGACCATCTCCCAGGCCGACATAGAGCGCGTATACACGAGCGACATCTCACCGGAGCAGGCCATCGAGAACGCGGCCAGAGATCGGTGTAAGACCATCTCCTGGACTTATAACGAGCCCTCCATCTGGGTGGAATTCACTCGTGACTGCGCTGAGATCGCCCACAGCCGGGACATCAAAACCGTCTACGTAACTAACGGCTACGCTACTGAGGAGCACATGGACGTCATGAAAGGCCTGCTCGACGCCTACCGGGTTGACATCAAAGCCTTTACCGAGGACTTCTACCGGAAAACCTGCAAGGCCAGGCTGGCCCCGGTACTTGAGTCCTCAGTCATAGCCAGAGAAGCAGGCATGCATGTCGAAGTCGTCACACTCCTCATCCCCGGCCTGAACGACAGCCCCGAAGAGGTCAGGAGCCTCTCGAAATGGGTCAACGATAAGCTCGGGCCGGATACGCCCGTTCATTTCACCCGCTTCCACCCCATGTACCACATGGACGACGTCAGGCCGACACCGCTGCAAACACTGGAGCAGGCCCACGACATCGCAAAAGCCGAAGGCCTCAAGTATGTCTACCTCGGCAACACTCCGGGGCATAAGTACGAAAGCACCTGGTGCCCCGCCTGCGGCGAACTTTTGATCGAGCGCTATGGGTTCCACATCATACGGTACTCCATACCAGCGGATAAAAAGTGCCCGGCCTGCGGGGAAAAGATTCCTATCGTCGGTGAGTACGGGCGCTAA
- a CDS encoding ATP-binding protein codes for MANINEKSVLDVLELLLTAEIYNNSGALTEDDLPPRIRKHYWDAKNNNVPRPIKVVDSDIKAILNFDDAHEIMSSLPFVNFDEFGSIFTLTVLDLGTKWFAKKDVKDRINNNPVLAYYYQNYGTFHVDYKEVKSRNPPKESDRAWVEALSKNVATEGGEEGVDMLKLVHVFAPEDVNQKIDDIVLTPEQEAEVEKIVKAIQYRDYLRKIGLREIGKLLFVGPPGTGKTSTARAMSARLGLPFLEVKLSMITSQYLGETSKNIDKVFELAKKMSPCILFIDEFDFVAKTRTSDEHAALKRAVNTLLKCIDDISLVNDGVLLIGATNHPKLLDSAAWRRFDEIVMFPLPDVEMREQIFKMVLEPIDGKFNTEELAAMTENYSGSDLRLVVREAVLNALTEDRTTLTQEDMVRAVRQFEERINLRLNDGQSS; via the coding sequence ATGGCAAATATTAACGAAAAATCGGTGCTGGATGTCCTCGAGCTGCTGCTCACCGCCGAGATATACAATAACTCGGGTGCGCTGACAGAGGACGATCTGCCGCCCCGTATTCGCAAGCACTACTGGGACGCCAAGAACAATAATGTGCCCCGGCCGATCAAGGTTGTCGATTCGGACATCAAGGCGATCCTGAACTTCGACGACGCCCATGAAATCATGTCTTCGCTGCCCTTCGTCAACTTCGACGAGTTCGGCTCGATTTTCACACTCACGGTGCTGGACCTCGGCACCAAGTGGTTTGCGAAGAAAGACGTGAAAGACCGGATTAACAATAACCCTGTCCTGGCTTACTATTACCAGAACTACGGCACCTTCCACGTCGACTATAAGGAGGTCAAGTCCAGGAATCCCCCGAAGGAATCCGACAGGGCCTGGGTCGAGGCGCTGAGCAAGAACGTGGCCACCGAAGGAGGGGAAGAAGGCGTCGACATGCTGAAGCTTGTCCACGTATTCGCCCCGGAGGACGTCAACCAAAAGATTGACGACATCGTGCTTACCCCCGAGCAGGAGGCTGAAGTAGAGAAAATCGTGAAGGCCATCCAGTACCGCGACTACCTGCGGAAGATCGGTTTAAGAGAGATTGGCAAGCTGCTGTTCGTAGGGCCCCCGGGAACCGGCAAGACGTCAACGGCGAGGGCCATGTCCGCGAGACTGGGCCTGCCTTTCCTCGAGGTAAAACTTTCCATGATCACCTCGCAGTACCTCGGCGAAACGTCCAAGAACATCGATAAGGTGTTCGAGCTCGCCAAGAAGATGAGCCCCTGTATCCTCTTCATCGACGAGTTCGACTTCGTCGCCAAGACCAGGACGTCCGACGAGCATGCAGCCCTCAAGAGAGCGGTAAACACCCTGCTGAAGTGCATTGACGACATCAGCCTGGTCAACGACGGCGTGCTCCTGATCGGTGCCACCAACCATCCGAAATTACTGGACAGCGCCGCGTGGAGAAGGTTCGACGAGATCGTCATGTTCCCGCTGCCCGACGTGGAGATGAGGGAACAGATCTTCAAGATGGTGCTGGAGCCCATCGATGGCAAGTTCAACACGGAAGAGCTTGCCGCCATGACGGAGAACTACTCCGGCTCAGATCTGCGCCTCGTTGTCAGAGAAGCAGTGCTCAACGCGCTCACCGAAGACAGGACCACACTCACCCAGGAAGACATGGTCCGGGCAGTCAGGCAGTTCGAGGAACGGATCAACCTGAGATTGAACGACGGCCAGAGCAGTTAA
- a CDS encoding DUF424 domain-containing protein yields MYLKVYRIDNEVMVAVCDEKYLGKEFSDGDAQLIVAEKFYGREPACCEEVVDALKEATIANLVGEESVACAVSAGIIDSNCVMYIADIPHAQLVCMP; encoded by the coding sequence GTGTACCTGAAAGTCTACCGGATAGACAACGAAGTGATGGTGGCCGTCTGCGACGAGAAATACCTTGGAAAGGAGTTCTCTGACGGGGATGCCCAGCTAATAGTGGCAGAAAAGTTTTACGGGCGGGAGCCTGCCTGCTGTGAGGAAGTAGTCGACGCCCTGAAGGAAGCCACGATAGCGAACCTGGTCGGAGAAGAGAGCGTGGCCTGTGCCGTCAGCGCCGGCATCATCGATTCAAATTGCGTGATGTACATAGCCGACATTCCACACGCCCAGCTGGTATGCATGCCCTAA
- a CDS encoding carboxypeptidase regulatory-like domain-containing protein, which produces MKKVLALLLISFFVLQLIAAPNVYAASLPFTALGQVVDRHGKPVQGATVILYDGIYQEIGRTVSDESGAFGFSNVVANSPGCKVKVEFKDSGTTYETSVVNTLWYPTDTGIVKFDIRDTTLEKYPPPEYGFIWGVMQQDGSSQRPLGNGVVYASSGDQKFYTFTDNSKNRGTFLMRLPVGHYKVWGQYMENGMIFQSSKILDVDVIGATNYLDSLSTTVLIPMSAAAQNPQPPEMPTQEQLNILSGYVTYKDGKPIPDQVVTLYQSTDDGMSGYLKVGEARTDQNGFYQFYGVQVTADAPDNGIVYGSKGFNITTMYTDKNGQVYGDSKKITLYNPNFVTQDPSADHRARNPVVNFTIPYSTQGWVKINTINPEITGIKLYVDDKLITDSEGKPVTLPYTAYIEPGSHKIKITAPGYDDWETPVNIVENTPTQDVFVGMTKSVVPAWVPVAAAVVILILVVVAILALLFTKRQWILGIFGGIIAPIQGALGKSLNNYKASSQTKKANRAQRAEARKAEQARMAQAREASRAKLDSKKSQEKAFNARAEQPRLPEYRGEEEEVPSMVSAREIYKKQDRPAVERIPSSYANRGPSVIPPAAYDDEPAPRAPAYEDREARAPAYEPRAPITSEPDGRIRLPRSMPIGRDQPPSASIKDKELVIKYIREHPDGVSFIQMSNDLEIPPNTLTMITKELVINDDIEKIKGLYYYKSHDSSSDDRESSVVVWRLDGED; this is translated from the coding sequence ATGAAAAAGGTACTTGCCCTCTTATTAATCAGTTTCTTCGTTTTACAACTCATCGCTGCCCCTAACGTATATGCGGCAAGCCTGCCGTTCACTGCGCTGGGACAGGTTGTGGACAGACACGGAAAGCCTGTACAGGGTGCGACTGTAATCCTGTACGATGGCATTTATCAGGAGATCGGCAGGACCGTTTCAGATGAAAGCGGAGCCTTCGGCTTCAGTAACGTGGTGGCTAACAGCCCGGGCTGTAAGGTAAAGGTAGAATTCAAGGACAGCGGGACCACTTACGAGACAAGCGTGGTAAACACACTGTGGTACCCGACCGATACTGGCATCGTCAAGTTCGATATCAGAGATACGACTCTGGAAAAGTATCCTCCCCCTGAATACGGATTTATCTGGGGTGTTATGCAGCAGGACGGATCCAGCCAGAGGCCTTTAGGTAATGGTGTTGTCTACGCATCTTCCGGCGATCAGAAATTCTACACCTTCACGGACAACTCTAAAAACAGAGGCACGTTCCTCATGCGCCTACCGGTCGGCCACTACAAGGTGTGGGGCCAGTACATGGAAAACGGCATGATCTTCCAGTCCAGCAAGATTCTGGATGTTGACGTGATTGGTGCCACTAATTATCTCGACAGTCTTTCGACTACTGTATTAATACCAATGTCTGCAGCAGCGCAGAACCCCCAGCCGCCAGAGATGCCGACTCAGGAACAGCTGAATATCTTGAGCGGCTACGTCACCTATAAAGACGGCAAGCCCATACCTGACCAGGTAGTAACGCTTTACCAGTCCACGGACGATGGCATGAGCGGCTATCTGAAGGTAGGAGAAGCCAGGACTGACCAGAACGGCTTCTACCAGTTCTACGGAGTCCAGGTTACCGCAGATGCGCCGGACAATGGCATCGTATACGGCTCCAAGGGATTCAATATCACCACTATGTATACGGACAAGAACGGCCAGGTATACGGTGATAGCAAAAAGATCACGCTATATAACCCCAATTTCGTCACCCAGGACCCGAGCGCAGACCATAGAGCCCGGAACCCGGTCGTCAACTTCACCATACCATACTCAACCCAGGGCTGGGTAAAGATAAACACGATTAACCCGGAGATCACCGGAATCAAGCTGTATGTAGATGACAAGTTGATCACAGACTCTGAGGGCAAGCCAGTCACATTACCATATACTGCTTACATAGAACCCGGGAGTCACAAGATCAAGATTACTGCACCGGGCTACGATGACTGGGAAACACCTGTCAACATAGTTGAGAATACGCCCACGCAGGACGTCTTTGTGGGCATGACCAAGTCTGTCGTTCCCGCATGGGTGCCAGTTGCAGCAGCCGTAGTTATTCTCATCCTCGTAGTAGTGGCAATACTGGCCCTGCTGTTCACCAAACGCCAGTGGATCCTGGGAATATTCGGCGGCATCATCGCCCCGATCCAGGGCGCGCTGGGCAAATCGCTCAACAACTACAAGGCCTCCAGTCAGACGAAGAAGGCTAACAGGGCCCAGAGGGCCGAGGCTCGCAAAGCCGAGCAGGCCAGGATGGCACAGGCCCGGGAAGCGTCCAGAGCAAAACTGGACAGCAAGAAGAGCCAGGAGAAGGCTTTCAACGCAAGGGCAGAGCAGCCCCGCCTTCCGGAGTATCGCGGTGAAGAAGAGGAAGTTCCGAGCATGGTCAGCGCCCGCGAGATCTACAAAAAGCAGGACAGGCCGGCCGTAGAGAGGATACCGTCCTCGTACGCCAACAGAGGCCCGTCTGTAATACCGCCGGCTGCATATGATGATGAGCCAGCTCCGAGAGCTCCTGCATACGAAGACAGGGAAGCCAGAGCGCCCGCATACGAACCCAGGGCTCCGATCACGTCTGAGCCTGACGGGCGGATACGCTTACCCAGGTCCATGCCCATAGGCAGAGACCAGCCGCCTTCCGCAAGCATAAAGGATAAGGAACTTGTCATCAAGTATATTCGGGAGCACCCGGACGGAGTCTCCTTTATCCAGATGAGCAACGATCTGGAGATTCCCCCGAACACGCTCACCATGATCACCAAAGAGCTCGTCATCAACGATGACATCGAGAAAATCAAGGGATTGTACTACTATAAGTCACACGATTCCTCGTCCGATGACAGAGAGTCGTCCGTAGTCGTATGGAGGCTGGACGGGGAAGATTAA
- a CDS encoding Lrp/AsnC family transcriptional regulator, which produces MEIDRLNKRILQLLQRDGRITYKDITKEMDRAESTVRERISFMEEQGIIEGYTAIINKPRVGLNCSAIVYARVQPTQFDEIANKLKLVNGVLQIYHTSGEKNLSFFITATDYDELNKIIKNKITPLGINDMDISIIMKAIREIAEVNILSVDEKEAIVQARNKREMMPAPAQLKSSGMRVGEALGVMYGHYK; this is translated from the coding sequence ATGGAGATAGACAGACTGAACAAACGTATATTGCAGTTGCTTCAGCGTGACGGCAGGATCACGTACAAAGACATTACCAAAGAAATGGACCGGGCAGAGTCGACTGTACGTGAGCGCATCAGCTTCATGGAAGAGCAGGGGATCATCGAAGGGTATACTGCGATCATCAACAAACCTCGTGTAGGTCTCAATTGCAGCGCTATCGTCTATGCCCGAGTGCAGCCGACGCAGTTCGACGAGATCGCCAACAAGCTGAAACTGGTTAACGGCGTCCTCCAGATTTACCACACCAGCGGCGAAAAGAACCTGTCATTCTTCATCACAGCCACCGATTACGATGAGCTGAATAAAATTATCAAGAATAAGATCACACCGCTGGGCATCAACGACATGGATATATCGATCATCATGAAGGCCATCAGGGAGATCGCCGAGGTCAACATCCTGAGCGTCGATGAGAAAGAGGCCATCGTGCAGGCCCGTAACAAGAGAGAGATGATGCCCGCCCCGGCCCAGCTTAAATCCAGCGGGATGAGAGTCGGCGAGGCGCTGGGCGTTATGTATGGGCATTATAAATAA